ATCGGGCCGCGCCGCCCTGACGGCTATCACGAGATCGACTCGGTGCTGCACCGGATCAGCTGGCGTGACGACCTGGAACTGCGCTGGCGTGGCGACGGCGCCATTTGCCTGGCGGTCGAACCGGCCGGGGCCGCGCCGGGCGACGGCCCGGGGGAGCCGGAAGCCGGCGCGGATGCGGGGCCGGAACCGGCACCGGCCCGGTTCGTCCCCTCCGGTCCGGCCCCGGCGGTGCCGGGAGCGGAGGCACTCCCCGAGGCGACACCGGGCGGAGGCAATGCCCTGGGCGCACCCCTCGCCCCGCCGGTGCCCTCGGGGCCGGACAACCTGGCCTGGCGGGCGGCGCGCCTGCTGCAGCAGGCGCTGGACGTGCCGGCCGGGGTCGACATCCGGCTGGTCAAGCGGGTGGCGGCGGGAGCCGGTTTGGGCGGCGGCAGTGCCGATGCGGCGGCGGTGCTGCGCGGGCTGCGCCGGCTGTGGAGACTTGCCGTGGACGGTGCCACCCTGCGGCGCCTGGGGGATCAGCTGGGGGCGGACGTCCCCTTCTTGCTGGGCGGGCGGGCCGCCCGGGTCCGGGGGAAGGGGGAGCGGATCCAGGTGCTGCCCTCCTGGCCCGGCCTGGCCCTGGTCCTGGTGCCCCTGCCGCGGCCGGTATCCACGGCCTGGGCATACGGCGAATGGGACCGGCGGTGCGGTGAAGGGCAGGCCGGGGAGGCCTTCGCCGACGGTGGCGCCGTGGCCCGGGCGGTGGCGCGGCGGGATCTGAACAGCCTGGCTTGCCTGGTGCGGAACGACTTCGAACCCGTGGTGGCGGCGGCCTTTCCCGAGGTGGCCGAAGCGCTGGAGCGCATGCGGCAGGAAGGAGCCGTGGTGGCGCGGATGAGCGGCAGCGGTCCGGTGGTTTGGGGGATCTTCCCCCATGGGGAGGCGGCCCGGCAAGCCTGGCGGCGGTTGAGGCGCCGCTACCCCGGCGCCCGGCTGGCCCGTACCCTTTAGGGAGCATGCCGGACGGCGGGAGGAAACGAGGAGGAAGCTGGCGTGGACGGTGTGACGGGAGCCGTGATCCTGGCGGGGCGCCGCAACACCGGTGCCCTGCGCCAGGTGAGCGGCGCGGAGTGGGAGGCGCTGGTACCCCTGGCCGGACGGCCCATGGTGGCCTGGGTGGTGGAGGCCTGCCTTCAGGCGCCTTCCCTGCAGCACGTGGTACTGGCCGGTCCCGACCCCGGTGACGCCGGGGCGGCGTTGGCCCGCGCCCGGCAGGAAAGGCGGTTCAGCGTGGTGCCGCCGGGCAGCGACCTGCTGGGAAGCGTCCGGCAGGGGCTGCAAGCCCTGCATGCGGCCCTACCGGGGGCCACCGGGGTCCTGCTGGTCACCGGCGACGTGCCGCTGATCGACGGCGCCGTGCTGGAGCGGTTTCTGGCCGCCATCCCCGCCGGTGCCGACGTGGGCTATCCCATTGCCCGGCGCCAGAGCATGGAGCGGCGTTTCCCTGGCGCGGCCCGTACCTACGTCCGGTTGCGCGACGGCGAGTTCACCGGCGGCAACGCCCTGTACTTGCGCCTGGCCGCCGCCCCGCAGGCCCTGCAGTGGGCCGAGGCGCTTTACGCTGCGCGGAAGCAGCCCCTCAAGCTGGCCATGATGTTCGGCCCGGCGGTCCTGGTGCGGGTGGTGACCCGCCGGGCCACGGTGGCCGAGCTGGAGCGCCGGCTGGGTCAGCTGGCCGGTCTGCGCGCCCACGCCGTCGAGGTGACCGATCCCGAGCTGGCCATGGACGTGGACAAGGTCGCCGATTATCGCCAGGCCGAGGCACGACTGCAGGCTGCGGCCGGTTCGTCCCCGGAGCGGGAGACGGCCGCCGGGGATGGCACGGGGGCCGGCAGCGTGACCGTCCCGGCACCGCCCGGAGGAGGGCCCCGCCTTGGCTAAGCTCAAGCGCAGCGAGCGGATTGCCGCTCTGGTGAAGCTTCTGGCCGACCGGCCCGGCTACCTGTGGTCCCTCAGCCAGTTCGCCGAGCGGTTCGCCACGGCCAAGTCGACCATCAGCGACGACCTGTCCCTGGTCAAGGCCGTGCTGGACCAGGAGGGGCTGGGGACCATTCGCACCTACCCCGGCGTGGCCGGCGGTGTCACCTACGAGCCGCGGGTGACGGAGGCAGCGGCCTGGCAACTAGCGGAGGAACTGGCCACCCAGCTGCGCGACCCCCAGCGGATCCTGCCCGGCGGGTTCGTCTACATGACGGACCTGCTCTTCTCGCCCACCTGGGCCGAGCGGCTGGGGGCGCTCTTCGCGACCCGCTTCCGCGGGGAGGAGCCCGACCTGGTGGCCACGGTGGAGACCAAGGGCATCCCCCTGGGCCTGATGACCGCCCGGGCCCTGGGGCGGCCGCTGGTGCTGTTGCGGCGGGACAGCCGGGTCACCGAGGGGCCGTCGGTGAGCATCACCTACGTATCCGGTTCGTCCCAGCGGATCGCCACCATGTCGGTGCCGCGCCGGGCCGTGCCCCAGGGGGCGCGGGTGCTGCTGGTGGACGACTTCATGAAAGGCGGCGGCACCGCCCGCGGCATGATGGACCTGATGCGCGAGGTGGGGGCCCGGGTGGTCGGCCTGGGCGTGATGATTGCCACCGCCGAGCCGGCCCGTAAGCTGGTGGAGGACTACTTTGCCGTGGCCGTGCTGGAGGGTGTGGATACCGTGCGCCGCCAGGTGCGGGTCCGGCCCAGCCTGGGGCGCTAGGACGCGGGCGCTTCCGGGCAGCGGCCTGCGACCAGCGGCAGCGGGAGGCGGCCGGCGGGCGGCGCGCGGCGGAGGCTGGCGGCCCGCGGGGGGCTGCCGTGGCAGGCCGGCGGTCCGCGGCGGCCGGCGCCCGCCGCGTGGCGCACCGCATGAGGCGCGTCGCAAGCGCCGCGCGAGGCGCACTGACGAACGGGAGGCGCAGCGCAATGACGGAAGGGCGTACGAGGGCGGCGGAAGAACCCGGCCCCGCCGGGGCCGGTGTGGGAGCCGGCCGCGGGGGGCCGGCCGGGCCGGGCGGTCCGGCGGCCGCGGGGGAGACGGCGCGGACCGCCCCGGGTGCCGGCGCCGGCGTCCCTGCCGGCATCGCTCCCACCGTCGACCTGGCCGCCATCCAGGAGGCGGCCCGGACCATCGCGGGGTTCGTCCATCGCACGCCCCTGCTGGGTTCGGCGGCCTTCTCCGAGCTGGCGGGGGCCGACGTCTTCCTGAAGCTGGAGAACCTGCAGAAGACGGGCTCGTTCAAGGTCCGGGGAGCCTTCAACCGCCTGTCCCGGCTGGATGCGGCGGCCCGGGCCCGGGGGGTGATCTGCGCCTCGGCGGGCAACCACGCCCAGGGGGTGGCCCTGGCAGGCTCCCGCCTGGGAATCCCCGTCACCGTGGTGATGCCCGAGACGGCCCCCACCACCAAGGTGGTGGCCACCCGGGGTTACGGGGCCGAGGTGATCCTGCACGGCGAAGGCTATGACGGCGCCTACGACCTGGCTTGCCGCCTGGCCGAAGAACGCGGCCTCACCTTCATCCACGCCTTCGACGACCCGCTGGTGGTGGCCGGGCAGGGCACGGTGGGCCTGGAGATCCTGGAAGACCTGCCCGACGTGGACACGGTGGTGGTGCCGGTGGGCGGCGGCGGGCTGATCGCCGGGATCGCCATCGCCCTGAAGGCGCGGCGGCCGGGGGTGCGGGTGGTGGGAGTGCAGCCCCAGGAGGCGCCTGCCCTGGCCCGTGCCTACGTCACGGGGCGCCTGGAGCCGGTGGAGCGGGCCCGTACCATCGCCGACGGCCTGGCGGTCAAGACGCCGCGGGAGATGACCTTCCGGCTGATCCGCCGTTACGTGGACGGCATGGTCACCGTCTCCGAGGAGGAGATCGCCCGCGCCATCCTGCTGCTTTTGGAGCGGGCCAAGCTGGTGGTCGAGGGGGCGGGCGCGGCGGCCCTGGCCGCCCTGCTCTCCGGCAAGATCCCGGAGGCCGGCCGGGTGGCGGTGGTGGTGAGCGGCGGCAACATCGACGTCAACCTGCTGGCCCGGATCATCGAGCGCGGGCTGCTGGAAGACGGGCGCCTGATCCGCATCCGCACCCTGGTGGCCGACCGGCCGGGATCGCTGCAGGCCCTGCTCAAGGTGATCGCCGACCAGGGCGGCAACATCCTGGCCGTCTACCATGACCGGTTGCGTCATGAGGTCGCGCTGGGTGAGGCCGAGGTGGAGCTGATCATCGAGACCCGGGACACGGCCCACGTGGATGCCATCCGCCGGGCCCTGGCGGATCACGGTTACACCCTGCAGGGCCTGGAGGTGGAACCGGCGAGGGCCGGCGGGGCCGCGGGCCTGCGGGGACTATGACGGGAATTCCGGCCCCGGGCAAGGCCAAAAACAGGATTGGGAAATGGCAGGAACTGGGTTCATGGCGGCGAATCCTCCCCGCAGAAGGGGGGTGACGCCATGGACATCTCGGAGGTGCGGATCCGGCCGGTCAAGGGCGCGGGCCGGATGCGAGCCTTTGCCTCCGTCGTCTTCGGCGGCCAGTTCGTGGTCCACGAGCTGAAGGTGGTCGAGGGGACCGAGGGGCGCATGTTCGTGGCCTTCCCGTCCAAGCGGGCGGCCAGCGGCGAGTACTTCGACATCGCCCATCCCATCACCGCCGATGCGAGGGACCGCATCCAGCAGGCGGTGCTGGCGGCCTACCGCCAGCAGGTGGGCGGGATGGCGGCCGAGCAGGCGGGCTAGCTCTGCCCGGCGCCGCAGGTGCCGGTGGCGGCGCCGGGGCAGGACAGGCGGGGCGGCTGTCCGGGGCCGGTGGGGCGGCACGGCGGGCGGACCGCCGAGCCCTCGACCGGCCCCGGCTGCGACCCGGGCCGGCGGCAGGGGTGGGACCGGGGCGGGCAACAGCTTGACCCTTTACCCGGGCATCCCGAATCTGATACAGGAGGAGTGGGGTGCCACCGCGCCGGGCGGGACCGCGGCGCGGCCGGCCGGTACGGCGGTGGCGGCCTGCCAGCCGACAGGAGGGATGACGATGGCGGCTCAGGTGGGGGACAAGGCTCCGGACTTCCGGCTGCCGGCGACCGGCCCGGAAGACACCATCTCCCTGGGGCAGTTCCGCGGCAAGAAGAACGTGGTGCTGTACTTCTTCCCCTTCGCCTTCAGCTCGGTATGCACCCAGGAGATGTGTGCCCTGCGGGACACCTACAGCGAGCAGTTCAGCGGTCTCGATGCCCAGGTGCTGGGCATCAGCGTGGACAGCCCCTTCACCCTGCGGGCATGGGCCGAGCAGCAGAAGTTCGACTTCCCCCTGCTCTCGGACTTCAACAAGGAAGTGTCCCGGGCGTACGACGTGTACTACGACGAGCTGATGAACCTGCGCGGCGTGGCCAAGCGGGCGGCCTTCGTCATCGATAAGGACGGGATCATCCGCTACCGCTGGGTCACCGACGACCCCAAGGTGCTGCCCGACCAGGAGGCCATCCGCAAGGTTCTGACCGAGCTGCAGGGTTGATCCCCTTGCGGCGCGAGACTGGGGCCGAGCCGGCACCGCTGGTGCTGCGCTGGGCGGCCGGCTTGATCGACCTGGTGCTGCTGTCGGCGGCCGGCAACCTCCTGGGCCTGACCGTCCTGGAGGTGGCCGAGGCCTGGACCGGCGGCACGGCCGCTCTGGCGCTGGCCGGCACCGCGGTCCTGGCGGCCGCCGCCGCCTACTTTGCTGCCGGCGAGGGCTACTGGGGGACCACCCTGGGCAAGCTGGCACTGGGCCTGCGGGTGGTGGAGGCCGGAGGCCAGTGCCCCGGCTGGCGGCGGGCGCTGGTCCGCTTCTTGGCCCGGATGGCGGGCACCGTCCTGGCCGGCGCGGGCTGGTGGCCGGCCCTGGGGATCGGGCAGAGGCCCGCCGGCCCGCCCTGGCACGACACGGTGGCCCGGACCTGCGTGGTGCGGTGGCGGCCGTGGCAGGTGGGCGCGGAAAGCGCCGGCCGCTGAGGAGGCCGCAGGCAAGGGGGCCTGCGGGTCTCCGCGGGGCCGGACGGCCCCGGCTGGTGCCGTCCCGGACCCTGCAGGTCCCAGCCGGGGTCCGGCGAGGCCCTGAAACCGGCATGGGAAAGGATGGGCACCCCGGCACCCCGGGCGGTCGCGCCATGCGGCGCGGCGTCGGTCCGGGGTGCAGGCCTGTGCCCACGGGGAGGTTACCTCGTTGGATCATCCGCTCCACGCCGTGATCCTGGCCGCGGGGCTGGGCAAGCGCATGCGGTCGAACCGGGCCAAGGTGCTCCACCCGGTGGCCGGGCGGCCCATGGTGGAGCACGTGGTGCGGGCGGCCGAAGGGGCCGGCGCCGGCCGGGTGGTGGTGGTGGTGGGCCACCAGGGCGAGCAGGTGCAGGCCCTGCTGGGGGACCGGGTGGTGTATGCCTGGCAGCACCAGCCCCTCGGCACGGGGCACGCGGTGCTGCAGGCGGAAGCGGC
This is a stretch of genomic DNA from Thermaerobacter sp. PB12/4term. It encodes these proteins:
- the ispE gene encoding 4-(cytidine 5'-diphospho)-2-C-methyl-D-erythritol kinase — its product is MQDRWPAPAVVRVRAYAKINLHLRIGPRRPDGYHEIDSVLHRISWRDDLELRWRGDGAICLAVEPAGAAPGDGPGEPEAGADAGPEPAPARFVPSGPAPAVPGAEALPEATPGGGNALGAPLAPPVPSGPDNLAWRAARLLQQALDVPAGVDIRLVKRVAAGAGLGGGSADAAAVLRGLRRLWRLAVDGATLRRLGDQLGADVPFLLGGRAARVRGKGERIQVLPSWPGLALVLVPLPRPVSTAWAYGEWDRRCGEGQAGEAFADGGAVARAVARRDLNSLACLVRNDFEPVVAAAFPEVAEALERMRQEGAVVARMSGSGPVVWGIFPHGEAARQAWRRLRRRYPGARLARTL
- a CDS encoding NTP transferase domain-containing protein codes for the protein MDGVTGAVILAGRRNTGALRQVSGAEWEALVPLAGRPMVAWVVEACLQAPSLQHVVLAGPDPGDAGAALARARQERRFSVVPPGSDLLGSVRQGLQALHAALPGATGVLLVTGDVPLIDGAVLERFLAAIPAGADVGYPIARRQSMERRFPGAARTYVRLRDGEFTGGNALYLRLAAAPQALQWAEALYAARKQPLKLAMMFGPAVLVRVVTRRATVAELERRLGQLAGLRAHAVEVTDPELAMDVDKVADYRQAEARLQAAAGSSPERETAAGDGTGAGSVTVPAPPGGGPRLG
- the purR gene encoding pur operon repressor encodes the protein MAKLKRSERIAALVKLLADRPGYLWSLSQFAERFATAKSTISDDLSLVKAVLDQEGLGTIRTYPGVAGGVTYEPRVTEAAAWQLAEELATQLRDPQRILPGGFVYMTDLLFSPTWAERLGALFATRFRGEEPDLVATVETKGIPLGLMTARALGRPLVLLRRDSRVTEGPSVSITYVSGSSQRIATMSVPRRAVPQGARVLLVDDFMKGGGTARGMMDLMREVGARVVGLGVMIATAEPARKLVEDYFAVAVLEGVDTVRRQVRVRPSLGR
- the ilvA gene encoding threonine ammonia-lyase; the protein is MTEGRTRAAEEPGPAGAGVGAGRGGPAGPGGPAAAGETARTAPGAGAGVPAGIAPTVDLAAIQEAARTIAGFVHRTPLLGSAAFSELAGADVFLKLENLQKTGSFKVRGAFNRLSRLDAAARARGVICASAGNHAQGVALAGSRLGIPVTVVMPETAPTTKVVATRGYGAEVILHGEGYDGAYDLACRLAEERGLTFIHAFDDPLVVAGQGTVGLEILEDLPDVDTVVVPVGGGGLIAGIAIALKARRPGVRVVGVQPQEAPALARAYVTGRLEPVERARTIADGLAVKTPREMTFRLIRRYVDGMVTVSEEEIARAILLLLERAKLVVEGAGAAALAALLSGKIPEAGRVAVVVSGGNIDVNLLARIIERGLLEDGRLIRIRTLVADRPGSLQALLKVIADQGGNILAVYHDRLRHEVALGEAEVELIIETRDTAHVDAIRRALADHGYTLQGLEVEPARAGGAAGLRGL
- a CDS encoding SpoVG family protein; the encoded protein is MDISEVRIRPVKGAGRMRAFASVVFGGQFVVHELKVVEGTEGRMFVAFPSKRAASGEYFDIAHPITADARDRIQQAVLAAYRQQVGGMAAEQAG
- a CDS encoding peroxiredoxin, translated to MAAQVGDKAPDFRLPATGPEDTISLGQFRGKKNVVLYFFPFAFSSVCTQEMCALRDTYSEQFSGLDAQVLGISVDSPFTLRAWAEQQKFDFPLLSDFNKEVSRAYDVYYDELMNLRGVAKRAAFVIDKDGIIRYRWVTDDPKVLPDQEAIRKVLTELQG
- a CDS encoding RDD family protein — translated: MRRETGAEPAPLVLRWAAGLIDLVLLSAAGNLLGLTVLEVAEAWTGGTAALALAGTAVLAAAAAYFAAGEGYWGTTLGKLALGLRVVEAGGQCPGWRRALVRFLARMAGTVLAGAGWWPALGIGQRPAGPPWHDTVARTCVVRWRPWQVGAESAGR